A genomic window from Schistocerca serialis cubense isolate TAMUIC-IGC-003099 chromosome 4, iqSchSeri2.2, whole genome shotgun sequence includes:
- the LOC126475342 gene encoding uncharacterized protein LOC126475342 isoform X1 — protein MNKLEFNKRRGYNVKSKYHENTDVVRMNKLEFNKRFWDTMSKSDTVNKNSVQAQVVSESAEVEGIAEFLSWAEKDTGVNNKSDTPQIESILGGLFDKKGDAEVFNGAKGPIAEIQIHRGETEDGVVVEEEEEVIEGHLNNDPKSSDVIDESVEEEIKVFVELKSGDVVKVSDVTNMGNNEVNLSEMQTRECVSEDKLLPIGNYETLIYENGNNNNNNNKENIKGWNVNVCFQEKGEKFLEVLWNNYGNCINKDAFWKELAKVSATLYPTWWTRIRSGFHKKWGENSSLLSGNTVLRGTEKNKGLCLNVNALQTERDVSKCRKETLDLGTKEIENDLLFENTEIDKDVELGCPYVKVNIYIGPFEIKESPHPNAYRLIFPRSRRLFGLRNITELKPYKHD, from the coding sequence gagaggatacaatgtaaagagtaaataccatgaaaatactgatgttgttagaatgaataaattagaatttaataaaaggttttgggatactatgagtaaaagtgatacagttaataaaaacagtgttcaagcacaggtagttagtgaaagtgcagaagttgaaggtattgcagagttccttagttgggctgaaaaagatactggtgttaataacaagtcagacacaccacaaatagaatctattttggggggtttatttgataagaagggggatgccgaagtgtttaatggagccaaaggcccaattgctgagattcagatacataggggagaaactgaagatggggttgttgtggaggaggaggaagaagtaatagagggacatttaaataatgatcctaaatcaagtgatgttattgatgagagtgtggaggaagaaataaaagtatttgtagaattgaaaagtggtgatgtagtaaaggtaagtgatgtgacaaacatgggtaataatgaggttaatttaagtgaaatgcagactagggaatgtgtatctgaggacaagctattgcctattgggaactatgaaacactaatctatgagaatggtaataataataataataataataaagaaaatataaagggatggaatgtaaatgtgtgttttcaagaaaaaggggaaaagtttttagaagttttgtggaacaactatggaaactgtataaacaaagatgccttttggaaagaattagcaaaggtaagtgcaaccttgtatcctacatggtggacaagaatccgtagtggatttcataaaaaatggggtgaaaacagtagtttgttaagtgGCAACACAGTGTTAAGAGGGACAGAAAaaaacaaaggtttatgtttaaatgtcaatgctttgcaaacagagagggatgtgtctaagtgtaggaaagagacattagacttaggaactaaagaaattgaaaatgatctattgtttgaaaatactgaaatagacaaagatgttgagctaggttgtccatatgttaaagtaaacatttacattggtccatttgaaataaaagaaagcccacatcctaatgcgtatagacttatctttcccagatcaagaaggttatttggattaagaaacatcactgaattgaaaccatataaacatgattaa